From the Chanos chanos chromosome 7, fChaCha1.1, whole genome shotgun sequence genome, the window aatgctttTCATCCGAATTCCACAGAAGTTGAGATAATGGCAGCAGACGAGCTACAAGATACCTGTAAATTTTGTATTATGACTTTtattctgtcaccaaatgtagtttttaagatttttcagcaGAGAAATTAATATCTCAGAATTCGAATCTGGGTCGGTAGCGCCTCCTTGAAAGCCCTAAATGTTCGGAGATGTGACGTCTACTAGCCAAccgagctagctagctccagaGCCTATAGCCAGCAAGaacgctgctgtttcaaatgcagtttaaGCGTACTGTATCCTCCCATGTCATTGGGAgtccaatttacaatttagcatttagcagacgcttttagccaaagtgacttacaatcagtgcatcagtcggattcctaatacctcataagcagacattgctaaaaagactgagcgtcaatttactccttcgtaatgcgccctggaattcttagacaaacatagatacaagacaaggtttgttttttattgaggAAAATGAGGTTAGGCATTGGAGGATAGATGGGTtatgaagaggtgggttttcagtttcttgcggaagatggtgagggattccgcagtcctaactgtatgagggaggtcgttccaccactgaggggcaatggcggagaagggGCGAGAAGAGGCGAGGCTGACCAGAGTTGAACTCCCAAGTTGAACTCCCAAGAACGGGAGAACATACTTGCCATACTCTGTATTGGGAAATGGCTAAAGTGTTGAGAGAATCTGACTGCACGTGCACTAGGCTACGTAATTTTGTGACGGCGCATGTTACTGATGTCGGTCTGGCGTGGTAAAACTACTTGGTAATGTTCTGAAGAAGGACTACTACAAGCTCATGTTAAATACTTCGCTCCATGCGCTCTAACTGTGTTGTTTCATGTAGGCTATATAACGGGAAAACCCGGTAAAAAGAtgttacttcattaccaaggttggaattgaaataaaaaaggaatttaaGCTAGCCTACCGGTCACAAATGTGATCGGTTGTTAACGCTCATCCCCCTGTTAGTATGACCgcatgaaaataattgttaaattcatgcaagataggcataacatgttaggcctacaaatctactactgtacatatcatcattcttaagtttcaaaaatgctgaattaaaaacatcatctagCTATAAACGTCTCATATCCCTTGTCAGCAGTGGCGGTTTAACCTTGTATGGCACCCTTTTTTTACAAGAACAATCTCATTGTGTTCTGtgcaggcagtgtgtgttttctagaGGTCTGGAGGTACTTGTCAGTAAACTGAGACTGTGGCTGTGaatgcatctgtttgtgtaGGTTTATGCCCATGTGTGCACTGGGGAAAACAGTTCAGAGATCACATGGAGCTGTGCAGTGATTCAGAGGGTCacgactttttaaaaaaaacgtttaTGTTGCCTTGTCATGTATCAGAGGTCTTGTAATCAGTAGCTTTGCATGgcatttgtttctttatttcagtgtgCTTAGTGTACCAAAAATTTCCATTTGAATTTGTTATGTTGATTCTTTCGCAGATTTAATTCAAGATCTCTCCTGAGGCGCTGAAGATATCGGACAGTCACATTGCCGTTGTAGATTGTAGACTGCTCTTGTCTTCTGTGGTTGGACAACTTATCCCATCATGGCAACAGTGCAAGAATTGCTGAGAGTGGTTTTGCAGTCTTCCTGCCTCCTGTGGTTGCGTGTGGCAGCTCTGATCTTCACCTGTGTGGCCTTCAGTGTAGTAGCACATGGAGAGGCATTGAGCTGCGTTGAGGTCGACTTGTGTATCTTCTGCTGGGCTTCCAGCTTCGCCGGTACCTCACTGGTTTTGCTGGTGGAACTTTTCGGCCTCCAGACCCGAATCCCTGTCTCCTGGACCAACTTTCCAATCACCTTCGCCTGCTACGCCTCTTTACTCTGCCTCTCCGCTTCCATCATGTTTCCCTGGAACTTTCTCAAGGGACTCAGCTCTCACGAAGAGATTCGGAATCCCCGCATTGCTGCTACAGTCTTCTCCTGCCTGGCCACCGTCGCCTACCTGGGAGAGGTGAGTCTGTCCCGGGCTAAGCCGGGAGAGGTGGCCGGCTACATGGCCACAGTCCCAGGGCTCCTGAAGGTGTGCGAGACTTTCGTGGCCTCTGTTATCTTCGTCTTCATCAGCAACCCGGTGTCATACAATCAGCACGCCGCCCTGAAGTGGTGCATGGCTGTCTACTgcatctgttttgtgttgtcgGCTGCCATCGTGGTGCTTTGCATGGGTGAGTGCACGTGCTGCCTGCGTTTCCCCCATTTCCTGTCCGTGTACACCTTCCTGGCCGTCGTCATGTACCTCACGGCCACCATCATCTGGCCCGTGTTCAAATTCGACATCCATCACTCTAGTTTGAAGCCTAATGAACACAACCAGACTGGACTAGTGGCCATAGCTGTGCTCACCGCTCTCAAT encodes:
- the LOC115816421 gene encoding myeloid-associated differentiation marker homolog is translated as MATVQELLRVVLQSSCLLWLRVAALIFTCVAFSVVAHGEALSCVEVDLCIFCWASSFAGTSLVLLVELFGLQTRIPVSWTNFPITFACYASLLCLSASIMFPWNFLKGLSSHEEIRNPRIAATVFSCLATVAYLGEVSLSRAKPGEVAGYMATVPGLLKVCETFVASVIFVFISNPVSYNQHAALKWCMAVYCICFVLSAAIVVLCMGECTCCLRFPHFLSVYTFLAVVMYLTATIIWPVFKFDIHHSSLKPNEHNQTGLVAIAVLTALNFLIYVADLAHSPCPWKRSGGGGGDEERAPLVQP